The Vicia villosa cultivar HV-30 ecotype Madison, WI linkage group LG1, Vvil1.0, whole genome shotgun sequence genome includes a region encoding these proteins:
- the LOC131605233 gene encoding protein translocase subunit SecA, chloroplastic-like has translation MTGTAATEITEFESIYKLKVTIVPTNKPMIRKDEFDLVFRATTGKWRAVVAEISRMNITSRGTDIILGGNVEFMARLKLREILMPRYGGALIGIHFHPFLLFPQAYNNRLAGFWTSIGVVQQYSTVIHVNKYFKYLTH, from the exons ATGACTGGCACAGCAGCAACAGAAATCACTGAATTTGAAAGCATTTACAAGCTTAAAGTTACAATCGTGCCTACAAACAAACCTATGATAAGAAAG GATGAATTTGATTTAGTTTTTAGGGCTACTACAGGGAAATGGCGTGCAGTTGTGGCGGAAATCTCTAGAATGAACATAACTAGTCGTGGGACGGATATAATCCTTGGCGGAAATGTTGAGTTTATGGCACGTCTGAAGCTTCGTGAGATACTGATGCCAAGGTATGGTGGAGCTTTAATTGGTATACATTTTCACCCATTTTTATTGTTTCCTCAGGCCTACAATAATAGACTTGCAGGATTTTGGACTTCTATTGGAGTGGTCCAACAATATTCAACTGTGatacatgtaaacaaatatttcaaGTATCTAACTCATTAA